Proteins encoded in a region of the uncultured Fibrobacter sp. genome:
- a CDS encoding Dabb family protein: protein MIRHIVFWKLKAEAEGASAKENGQKMVDAFHALAGKIPGLLSIESGLNFNKAETGNGDIEYDVALDTTFHTKAALDIYQNHPEHLAIVSFVKKVVTERRAVDFEF from the coding sequence ATGATCCGTCACATTGTATTCTGGAAATTGAAAGCCGAAGCCGAAGGCGCCTCCGCCAAGGAGAACGGTCAAAAGATGGTCGATGCATTCCACGCCCTTGCAGGAAAGATTCCCGGCCTTCTGAGCATCGAATCGGGCCTGAACTTCAACAAGGCAGAAACCGGCAACGGTGACATTGAATACGACGTCGCCCTCGATACGACGTTCCACACCAAGGCAGCCCTCGACATCTACCAGAACCATCCCGAGCATTTGGCCATCGTCTCTTTCGTGAAGAAAGTCGTGACCGAACGCCGCGCCGTAGATTTTGAGTTCTAG